In the genome of Bordetella avium, the window CGCGCGCCGCGTAGCGGATCGCCTGCACCCGTAATTCCAAAAGGCCCTTGTCCGAGCCCGGCAAAAAAGCGCTCATATCGTCATCATCCTAGGCGGCCACCGACACTGTCATCGCGCCGATGCCCTCGATCTCGGCATGCATCACGTCCCCGGCCACCACCGGCCCCACCCCGTCGCAGGTGCCCGTCATAATGACGTCCCCAGGCTCCAGGGTGTAAAAGCGCGAGGCCCAGGCGATCTGCTCGGCGATATGCAAGATCATTTCCGAGGTGTTCGCCACCTGACGGTCCGCGCCGTTGACGCTCAGGCGTAAGCCTAAGCGCTGCGGGTCGGCGATCTCGTCGGCCGTCACCAGCCAGGGGCCGAGCACGGAATAGGTGTCCAGGGACTTGCGCATGGAGCGGTCCTCGGCGCCGCGCACCGTCATGTCCAGCGCAATCGTGTAGCCCGCAATATAGGCCAGCGCGTCCTGTTCGGAGACGTTCCTGGCGGTCCTGCCGATGATGGCGGCCAACTCGATTTCGTGATGGGTTAGCCTCTGCGGCATGCTGATGCGCACCGGCTCGCCGCAACCGATCAGCGAACTATTCGCCTTGAGAAACAGCCCCTGCTCGAGCACGCTGCCAGTCTCCCGGCCCGTGAAGGTCGCCACGTCGGCCGCCACCTCTTCCACGTGCTTCAGGTAGTTCACCGGCACGCCGATGATTTTTCCCGGATTCGCCACGGGGCTGAGCAGCCTCACGGAATCCAGGGGATAGAACGGCGCCTGAGACAGCAGTTTTTCG includes:
- a CDS encoding fumarylacetoacetate hydrolase family protein → MKICWFNDDRLGVVDGAFVADVSAALRALPAPAYPNRAGDLAIAHLPELRAAIEKLLSQAPFYPLDSVRLLSPVANPGKIIGVPVNYLKHVEEVAADVATFTGRETGSVLEQGLFLKANSSLIGCGEPVRISMPQRLTHHEIELAAIIGRTARNVSEQDALAYIAGYTIALDMTVRGAEDRSMRKSLDTYSVLGPWLVTADEIADPQRLGLRLSVNGADRQVANTSEMILHIAEQIAWASRFYTLEPGDVIMTGTCDGVGPVVAGDVMHAEIEGIGAMTVSVAA